The Candidatus Margulisiibacteriota bacterium genomic sequence TCATCTTCGGCAATTTCTGAATAAAAGAAGTCATCACTTAAATTGTTTTTATTATCTATAAATATGTATTTTAATATCTTATGAGCATTGGTGGTTTTTTCTTGTTTATTGATATAAATCTTTTGTCCTTTGATATATAAAATACTTTTATCATCGTCAAACCAAGTTTTTTTATCTTCTTTTTCTTTGCATAAGAAACATTTTTGATCAAGTTGGTCAAAAACATTGCTGTTTATAACCTTAAAAGATAATTCTAACATTTCATTAGAATATGGTTTAGAATAAAGACGGCATAAATTTTCAAATTTCTTTTTATCACAAATTTGGCATTCTCTCATTTTCTTCATTTTGCCATATATTATTTCCAGGTTGGAATAATATGTCCAAAAATCATTTGTATAAAGAACCTCGCCCTTAACATCTAAAAATTCTTCTTCATCAACGCAATCACTATAATCCTTTCCTCCTATTTTAGCGGTGTCATCAAACATCTTTTGCAGTATCTCTTGAGTTAGTGGGTCTTTGTTTAATAAGCGAATATACTTATAAACAATGACGAATTTTTGAAAAATATTCCTCTCTATACAAAAAAGCCTGGTTAGTTCCAGCATTTTTTGTTTTACTTTTTGAGAGGTTGCAGGCATAAGATTGGCTTCTTATTTGCAAGATTGCCGGCAAGAAGGTAAAGATTAGCTCTTGTGTTTAGTCTTGTCGACTAATACAAAAGTTTTTGCCTCTTTACTGTAAGGAGGAACACGATCACCCTTGGAAAGGGTTATTTCATGCCTGGTTCCGACCGGTCTATACTGGCCTGAGACTTTAGCAGTTCCGCCTGTCTTAACTTTAGTGTCAGACATACGCATTGGAATTAATGAATGAATTAATAGAAGCGTCCAACCTTTAATCCGCCTCCCCGACTGAAAGCATTAACAATACTTTCAAGCGGAGAGCGATTAAAGTGAGCTAAACTAAAAATCAAACATTTCTCCCCGAGCATAATCCTGCCGGCAATTTTACAAACAAGTTTTATTTTAAATTTCTTATAATTTTAATGACCACCCCTCTTATCTCTACCTCCTTTCTATAAATCGGTTCATACTTCGGATTAGCCGGTTGCAGCTTTACTCTATTTTTTTCCAAATAAAACCTTTTTAAAGTGGCTTCGTTGTCATCTATCACGGCTACAACCATATCCCCGTTATCCGCCACCGACTGTTTTTTGGCAATAACAATATCATCGCTGAAAATTCCGTCATTGATCATTGAATCACCCTCGACTTTTAAAGCGTATAAATTGCCTTTCAAAACCGGTTCCCGAACTATTTTTATGTATTCATTTGCTGTTTCTATGGCTTCAATTGGTTTACCCGCTCGTATAATGCCCAATAACGGAATTTCCATATACTGTTTTTTCTTGGGGATAACTGCAATTCCTCGGGGACTTTTTTCGTCTCTCAATAAATAGCCTTTATTAACCAATTCGGTAATATGTTCGTGAACGGTTGAAAGGGCAGATAATCCAAAATTATCTTTTATTTCTTCATACGTTGGGGAGTAGTTATTTTTATCTATATATGAAGAAATATATTCAAATATTTCTTGTTGTCTTTTTGTTAGTGGGCTCATATGTTATAATGGCATTATACCCGAATACGAGCCGAAGTGCAACTGTGGACAAACATCTAAAAATAAAGTAAAATATCAGTAGAAATATTTTATATGCAAAAAACAAAGAAAAAAAAGACAATTAAATTTATGGACTTTTGTGCCGGTATTGGGGCCGGAAGACTTGGATTGGAAAAAAACGGAATGCGTTGTGTTGGTTTTTCCGAAATCAACAAAAGTTCAGAAAAGACATACAGAGAATTTTTTGGACATGAAGAACAAAATTTTGGCGACTTAATGAAAGCCGACCCAAAAGAAATGCCGGATTTTGACTTGATGATTGCAGGTTTTCCTTGCCAAACATTTTCAATAGTCGGGCAAAGAAAAGGAATGGCAGACGACCGAGGACAAATAATTTTTGGCTTGATTAAAATAATGCTTGAAAAGAATTTGAAATATTTTATTTTAGAAAATGTTAAAGGATTGGTTAATCATGACAAGGGAAGAACCTT encodes the following:
- the lexA gene encoding transcriptional repressor LexA; this translates as MSPLTKRQQEIFEYISSYIDKNNYSPTYEEIKDNFGLSALSTVHEHITELVNKGYLLRDEKSPRGIAVIPKKKQYMEIPLLGIIRAGKPIEAIETANEYIKIVREPVLKGNLYALKVEGDSMINDGIFSDDIVIAKKQSVADNGDMVVAVIDDNEATLKRFYLEKNRVKLQPANPKYEPIYRKEVEIRGVVIKIIRNLK